Proteins encoded in a region of the Clostridium beijerinckii genome:
- a CDS encoding rubredoxin: MKKYVCEVCGYIYDPELGDPDGGIAPHVDFNDLPDYWVCPICAFNKDNFSVLE, from the coding sequence ATGAAAAAATATGTTTGTGAAGTATGCGGATATATTTATGATCCAGAACTTGGAGATCCTGATGGTGGAATTGCTCCACATGTAGATTTTAATGATTTGCCTGACTATTGGGTATGCCCCATTTGCGCTTTTAACAAAGATAATTTTTCTGTACTAGAATAA
- a CDS encoding 3'-5' exonuclease, with the protein MKLLFFDTETTSIKPGSICQLSYITVDASTKPQITTGKNFFFTVDEMDPSAQEIHGFSLEKLYELSDGQYFEDLVPEFLDDFMTADFLIGHNVNFDVRFLKHELFSLGEDFYPKNVFCTMAYYRDICKIPKANGEIKNPKLSEVIDWLNISNEQIVETSEKLFEGSGNYHDARFDTAATYLTVIEGLKKGYFPKGYFSNILAKNSNGVK; encoded by the coding sequence ATGAAATTATTATTTTTTGATACAGAAACCACTAGTATAAAACCCGGCAGCATATGTCAGTTAAGTTACATAACTGTTGATGCTAGTACAAAACCTCAGATAACTACTGGTAAAAACTTCTTTTTTACAGTCGATGAGATGGACCCTTCTGCCCAAGAAATTCATGGTTTTTCTTTAGAGAAGCTTTATGAATTATCTGATGGACAATATTTTGAGGATTTAGTACCTGAATTTCTTGATGATTTTATGACTGCTGATTTTCTAATCGGTCATAATGTTAATTTTGATGTTAGATTTTTAAAACATGAATTGTTCTCTTTAGGAGAAGATTTTTACCCAAAAAATGTTTTCTGCACTATGGCTTACTATAGAGATATATGTAAGATTCCAAAGGCCAATGGAGAAATCAAAAATCCAAAATTATCTGAAGTAATAGATTGGTTAAACATATCAAATGAACAAATTGTTGAGACATCTGAAAAATTATTTGAAGGTAGTGGAAATTATCATGATGCTAGATTTGATACAGCTGCAACATATTTAACTGTTATCGAAGGATTAAAGAAAGGGTACTTTCCAAAGGGGTATTTTTCAAATATTCTAGCTAAGAACTCTAATGGAGTAAAATAA
- a CDS encoding L-lactate dehydrogenase — translation MVERKRKISVIGAGFVGATTAYALMNSGVATEICLFDINMDKAMGEVMDLVHGTSFVKPVSIYAGSIEETRDSDIVIITAGAAQKEGETRLDLIEKNYNIFKSFVPQLAAASPDAILLVVSNPCDVLAYITYKLSGFPKERVIASGTVLDTSRLKYVIGKYFNVNNNNIHAYVLGEHGDSEVVSWSTASIAGETFEEYAKKFNLEWDDDVKSVIESDVKNAAYEIISRKNATYFAVALAVNTIVEAILRDENTILTVSCLMQGEYGIEDVYLAVPTILNSKGVVRIVNPVLNDEELKKLKESASVLKGHIEKVVNK, via the coding sequence ATGGTAGAAAGAAAACGTAAAATATCTGTGATTGGTGCAGGTTTTGTAGGTGCAACAACAGCATATGCATTAATGAATAGTGGAGTAGCTACAGAAATATGTTTATTTGATATAAATATGGATAAAGCAATGGGAGAAGTTATGGATTTAGTTCATGGTACTTCTTTTGTAAAGCCTGTTAGTATTTATGCAGGAAGTATTGAAGAAACTAGAGATTCAGATATAGTTATAATTACAGCTGGTGCAGCTCAAAAAGAAGGGGAAACTAGACTAGATCTTATTGAAAAAAATTACAATATATTTAAGAGCTTTGTTCCACAACTAGCAGCAGCAAGCCCAGATGCTATTTTGTTAGTAGTATCAAATCCATGTGATGTGCTTGCATATATAACTTATAAGTTATCTGGATTCCCTAAGGAAAGAGTAATAGCATCAGGAACTGTATTAGATACGTCAAGATTAAAATACGTTATTGGTAAATACTTTAATGTAAATAATAATAATATCCATGCATATGTTTTAGGAGAACATGGTGACAGCGAAGTTGTTAGCTGGAGTACTGCAAGCATAGCTGGAGAAACTTTTGAAGAATATGCTAAAAAGTTCAATTTAGAGTGGGATGATGATGTAAAATCAGTAATAGAAAGCGATGTTAAAAATGCAGCTTATGAAATAATAAGTAGGAAAAATGCGACTTATTTTGCTGTAGCATTAGCAGTAAATACAATAGTAGAAGCTATATTAAGAGACGAAAATACTATTTTAACTGTATCATGTTTGATGCAGGGAGAGTATGGAATAGAAGATGTTTACTTAGCGGTGCCAACAATTTTAAATAGTAAGGGTGTTGTAAGAATTGTAAACCCTGTTCTAAATGATGAAGAATTGAAAAAATTAAAAGAATCAGCAAGTGTTCTAAAAGGGCATATTGAAAAAGTTGTGAATAAATAA
- a CDS encoding biotin--[acetyl-CoA-carboxylase] ligase produces the protein MEDKILNELKKSQDYVSGEYLSSTLNVSRTAIWKHIKNLKLKGYIIEGISNKGYKLLNSPDLLNKNEVLPLLKTSAIGKNIVYFDEIDSTNIKAKELAQKDIDHGTIVIAEKQTLGSGRFNRKWVSPSGGLWFSLILMPNLPPTEAPKITQIAAASVYKTLSNLDINSTIKWPNDILLNDKKFCGILAEMKCDMDSVHYLVLGVGMNINIDESDFDDSIKPIATSLKIEYDKDFKRSEILSAFLNNFEVLYNNFINKLDLSETISICRDHSNILGRKAKLITYNNEEIVTCVSVSDNGDLMVIDSNGNEKAVITGEISFNGMN, from the coding sequence ATGGAAGATAAAATTTTAAATGAATTAAAAAAATCTCAAGATTATGTTTCTGGCGAATACCTAAGTTCTACTTTAAATGTTTCACGAACTGCTATATGGAAACATATAAAAAACTTAAAATTAAAAGGCTATATAATAGAAGGAATTTCTAATAAGGGGTACAAATTACTTAATTCTCCCGACTTATTAAATAAAAATGAAGTTTTACCTCTATTAAAAACATCTGCTATTGGAAAAAACATAGTTTACTTTGATGAAATAGATTCTACAAATATTAAAGCAAAAGAGCTTGCGCAAAAAGACATTGACCATGGCACTATAGTAATTGCAGAAAAACAAACTTTGGGAAGTGGTCGATTTAACAGAAAATGGGTTTCCCCAAGTGGCGGTCTTTGGTTTTCATTAATATTAATGCCTAACCTTCCTCCAACGGAAGCTCCTAAAATAACTCAAATTGCTGCTGCTTCTGTCTATAAAACACTAAGTAATTTAGATATTAATTCAACTATTAAATGGCCTAATGATATACTTTTAAATGACAAAAAGTTTTGTGGGATCCTAGCTGAAATGAAATGTGACATGGATAGTGTTCATTATTTAGTTTTGGGCGTAGGGATGAATATTAATATAGATGAAAGTGACTTTGATGACAGTATAAAACCAATTGCTACTTCACTAAAGATTGAATATGATAAAGATTTCAAAAGAAGTGAGATCCTCTCAGCTTTCTTAAATAATTTCGAAGTATTATATAATAACTTCATAAATAAATTAGATCTTTCCGAGACAATCTCAATCTGCCGAGATCATTCCAATATTTTAGGGCGAAAGGCAAAATTAATTACATATAATAATGAAGAAATTGTTACCTGTGTTTCTGTCTCTGATAACGGGGACCTTATGGTCATAGATAGCAATGGAAATGAAAAAGCTGTAATTACTGGAGAGATTAGTTTTAATGGAATGAACTAA
- a CDS encoding phosphodiester glycosidase family protein has protein sequence MDINRKNKNINKKSKVKKSKKKVNKISFKTLAIFFAFELFFTGCTFPFLLLYGPFDNAKSQYVGAAMTSMSHQYLATWFLSDKKIAEIMGENSTEETSETTNISDIKVPKVKDDTIELHDIENSKYNGYYLVVKDPTRVKIGVSSKLGVEGETTSTIAENNDAIAAINGGAFTDQSSAAQWTGNGGLASGIVMTGGEVRVNDVGDNPTTTFGIDKNGVMVVGDYTVAKLKELGIQEALSFGPALIINGNMVKINGDGGFGTAPKTAIGQMKDGSIILLVIDGREIGSIGATLKELQEIMHQLGAWNAMNLDGGKSTTLYYYGEVRNKPSNSMGERSIPTAVIVK, from the coding sequence ATGGATATAAATAGAAAAAATAAGAATATAAATAAGAAATCTAAGGTGAAAAAAAGCAAGAAAAAAGTAAATAAGATTTCATTTAAGACATTAGCTATATTTTTTGCATTTGAATTGTTTTTTACTGGATGTACATTCCCATTTTTACTTTTATATGGGCCATTTGATAATGCGAAAAGCCAATATGTTGGAGCAGCAATGACTTCAATGAGTCATCAATATCTGGCAACATGGTTTTTATCAGATAAAAAAATAGCAGAAATTATGGGAGAAAACTCAACTGAAGAAACTAGTGAAACTACCAATATATCTGATATTAAAGTTCCAAAGGTTAAAGACGATACTATAGAACTTCATGATATAGAAAATTCTAAGTATAATGGTTATTATTTGGTGGTAAAAGATCCAACAAGAGTTAAAATTGGAGTAAGTTCTAAATTGGGAGTTGAAGGTGAAACTACATCAACAATTGCTGAAAACAATGATGCTATAGCGGCTATTAATGGTGGAGCATTTACAGATCAATCATCTGCTGCTCAGTGGACAGGAAATGGTGGGTTGGCATCAGGAATTGTAATGACTGGTGGGGAAGTGAGAGTTAATGATGTAGGAGATAACCCAACAACAACTTTTGGGATAGATAAAAATGGAGTAATGGTTGTAGGTGACTATACAGTAGCTAAGCTTAAAGAACTTGGAATTCAAGAAGCTTTAAGTTTTGGTCCGGCATTGATAATTAATGGAAATATGGTAAAGATAAACGGTGATGGAGGATTTGGGACAGCCCCTAAAACTGCTATAGGACAAATGAAGGATGGCTCAATAATTCTTCTAGTTATAGATGGTAGAGAAATTGGAAGTATAGGAGCAACATTAAAGGAATTGCAAGAGATTATGCATCAGCTAGGTGCATGGAATGCAATGAACTTGGATGGTGGAAAATCAACAACATTGTATTACTATGGAGAAGTTAGAAATAAACCATCAAATAGTATGGGAGAAAGATCTATTCCAACAGCAGTTATTGTTAAATAA